The Kozakia baliensis genome includes a region encoding these proteins:
- a CDS encoding adenine phosphoribosyltransferase yields the protein MALSLQPGEQPALDLKNYIREVPDFPKPGILFYDISTLIRNADAWQVATARLARAIAPWQPDLLAGIESRGFLTAAPLAQRLGCGFVMLRKPGKLPGETVSLKYGLEYGQDELHIQADAIKPGQRVVVLDDLLATGGTLAASVQLLQKVGAEVVGASVMIELTGLGGREKLDVPLHSLLTYAA from the coding sequence ATGGCCCTGAGCTTGCAACCTGGTGAACAACCAGCCCTGGACCTCAAAAATTACATTCGCGAGGTGCCGGATTTTCCTAAGCCGGGCATTCTTTTCTACGATATCTCGACCCTGATCCGGAATGCGGATGCCTGGCAGGTAGCCACTGCCCGCCTAGCGCGCGCGATCGCCCCTTGGCAACCCGATCTGCTGGCCGGCATCGAAAGTCGCGGCTTTCTCACCGCCGCACCGTTGGCGCAACGCCTGGGCTGCGGCTTCGTCATGCTACGCAAACCCGGCAAACTTCCAGGCGAGACAGTTTCGCTGAAATACGGCCTGGAATACGGCCAGGACGAACTCCACATCCAAGCGGACGCCATCAAGCCGGGCCAGCGCGTGGTCGTGCTGGACGATCTGTTGGCCACGGGCGGCACACTTGCGGCCTCGGTGCAACTGTTACAGAAAGTCGGCGCGGAAGTGGTCGGCGCTTCGGTGATGATCGAATTGACCGGCCTGGGTGGACGTGAAAAGCTGGATGTTCCGCTCCATTCTCTACTCACCTACGCTGCGTGA